A single Caretta caretta isolate rCarCar2 chromosome 2, rCarCar1.hap1, whole genome shotgun sequence DNA region contains:
- the ABCB8 gene encoding mitochondrial potassium channel ATP-binding subunit isoform X2, giving the protein MLLLLLRAGRGGCRARYVASHARVSIFLRAPGRLAAPSPALPRCPFSLGRATALLAGPALLGLGAGLARRGARCQEAGSPGPAPASPKPEPDFAWAEFWKFLRPQLLALSAAVVFALGVALLNIRIPMLLGELVNVVARCTQQPVGTYLREVRRPALRLLLLYSLQGLLTFSYIVMLARVGERVAGSMRKALFASLLRQDMAFFDANRTGQLVNRLTTDIQEFKSSFKLVISQVAKATGVADEALGNVRTVRAFAMEDTEVALYCHEVDQSSRLNEKLGRGIAVFQGLSNMVLNGIVLGTIFVGGSLMAGEELSPGDLMSFMVASQTVQRSMANISVLFGQVVRGLSAGARVFEFMTLEPTVSLSGGDQIPSHSLLGHICFRDVCFSYPTRPSCPVLRNFSLTLPPRKTVAIVGESGGGKSTVAALLERFYEPTGGAITLDGRELCTLDPSWLRGQVIGFISQEPALFGTTILENIRFGKPSASDAEVYAAARLANADSFVHSFPQGYGTIVGERGVMLSGGQKQRVAIARALLKNPAVLILDEATSALDAESEKVVQDALERAMAGRTVLVIAHRLSTIQGADLIVVLARGCVAEAGTHAELLRRSGLYAELIRRQATEQP; this is encoded by the exons atgctgctgctgctgctccgggcggggcgcgggggctgCCGGGCCAG GTACGTGGCCAGTCATGCCAGAGTCTCCATCTTCCTCCGAGCCCCCGGCCGCCTGGCCGCGccgtccccagccctgccccgctgcCCCTTCTCGCTGGGCCGGGCCACCGCGCTCCTGGCGGGCCCAGCCTTGCTGGGCTTGGGGGCCGGCCTCGCCCGCAGAGGAGCTCGTTGCCAGGAGGCTGggagccccggcccggcccctgcttCCCCCAAGCCAGAGCCCGACTTCGCCTGGGCCGAGTTCTGGAAGTTCCTTCGCCCGCAGCTGCTGGCCCTGTCGGCAGCCGTCGTG TTTGCCTTGGGCGTGGCCCTGCTCAACATCCGGATCCCCATGCTCCTGGGGGAGCTGGTGAACGTGGTGGCACGCTGCACCCAGCAGCCTGTTGGGACCTACCTGCGGGAGGTGCGCCGGCCTGCCCTCCGCCTGCTCCTGCTCTACAGCCTGCAG gggctgctgacctTCAGCTACATCGTGATGCTGGCGCGGGTCGGGGAGCGGGTGGCCGGCAGCATGCGCAAGGCCCTCTTCGCATCCCTGCTGCG ACAGGACATGGCGTTCTTTGATGCCAACCGGACGGGGCAGCTGGTCAATCGGCTCACAACCGACATCCAGGAGTTCAAATCCTCCTTCAAACTTGTCATCTCCCAG GTGGCCAAGGCCACAGGGGTGGCAGATGAGGCGCTGGGAAACGTGCGGACTGTGCGGGCCTTTGCCATGGAGGACACAGAGGTGGC CCTGTACTGCCACGAGGTGGATCAGTCGAGCCGGCTGAATGAGAAGTTGGGCAGGGGCATCGCTGTCTTCCAGGGGCTGTCCAACATGGTGCTGAATG GTATCGTGCTGGGCACCATCTTTGTGGGGGGCTCCCTCATGGCTGGGGAGGAGCTCTCGCCTGGAGACCTCATGTCCTTCATGGTGGCTTCGCAGACAGTGCAAAG GTCCATGGCCAACATCTCCGTCCTGTTTGGACAG GTCGTGCGAGGCCTCAGCGCTGGAGCCCGTGTCTTTGAGTTCATGACCCTGGAGCCGACCGTGTCCCTGTCGGGGGGGGACCAGATCCCCAGCCACTCCCTGCTCGGCCACATCTGCTTCCGGGACGTCTGCTTCAG TTACCCCACGCGCCCCAGCTGCCCAGTGCTACGGAACTTCAGCCTCACCCTGCCCCCTCGCAAGACAGTGGCCATCGTGGGCGAGTCGGGAGGAG GGAAGTCGACGGTGGCGGCCCTTCTGGAGCGTTTCTATGAGCCCACGGGGGGGGCCATCACGCTGGACGGACGGGAGCTCTGCACCCTGGACCCCTCGTGGCTACGGGGGCAGGTCATTGGCTTCATCAGCCAG gagcctGCGCTCTTTGGAACGACCATCCTGGAGAACATTCGCTTTGGGAAGCCCAGCGCGTCCGACGCCGAGGTCTACGCCGCGGCCCGGCTGGCCAACGCCGACAGCTTCGTCCACAGCTTCCCCCAGGGCTATGGCACCATCGTGG GCGAGCGCGGCGTGATGCTGTCGGGGGGCCAGAAGCAGCGTGTGGCCATCGCCCGGGCCCTGCTTAAGAACCCGGCGGTGCTGATCCTGGACGAGGCCACGAGCGCCCTGGACGCGGAGTCGGAGAAGGTGGTGCAGGACGCGCTGGAGCGGGCCATGGCTGGCCGCACCGTGCTGGTCATCGCCCACCGGCTCAGCACCATCCAGGGCGCCGACCTCATCGTGGTGCTGGCCCGGGGCTGCGTGGCTGAG
- the ABCB8 gene encoding mitochondrial potassium channel ATP-binding subunit isoform X1 → MLLLLLRAGRGGCRARYVASHARVSIFLRAPGRLAAPSPALPRCPFSLGRATALLAGPALLGLGAGLARRGARCQEAGSPGPAPASPKPEPDFAWAEFWKFLRPQLLALSAAVVFALGVALLNIRIPMLLGELVNVVARCTQQPVGTYLREVRRPALRLLLLYSLQGLLTFSYIVMLARVGERVAGSMRKALFASLLRQDMAFFDANRTGQLVNRLTTDIQEFKSSFKLVISQGLRSVTQTVGCFASLYLLSPKLTGLLLVVMPSLVGAGALIGSVLRSLSRQAQEQVAKATGVADEALGNVRTVRAFAMEDTEVALYCHEVDQSSRLNEKLGRGIAVFQGLSNMVLNGIVLGTIFVGGSLMAGEELSPGDLMSFMVASQTVQRSMANISVLFGQVVRGLSAGARVFEFMTLEPTVSLSGGDQIPSHSLLGHICFRDVCFSYPTRPSCPVLRNFSLTLPPRKTVAIVGESGGGKSTVAALLERFYEPTGGAITLDGRELCTLDPSWLRGQVIGFISQEPALFGTTILENIRFGKPSASDAEVYAAARLANADSFVHSFPQGYGTIVGERGVMLSGGQKQRVAIARALLKNPAVLILDEATSALDAESEKVVQDALERAMAGRTVLVIAHRLSTIQGADLIVVLARGCVAEAGTHAELLRRSGLYAELIRRQATEQP, encoded by the exons atgctgctgctgctgctccgggcggggcgcgggggctgCCGGGCCAG GTACGTGGCCAGTCATGCCAGAGTCTCCATCTTCCTCCGAGCCCCCGGCCGCCTGGCCGCGccgtccccagccctgccccgctgcCCCTTCTCGCTGGGCCGGGCCACCGCGCTCCTGGCGGGCCCAGCCTTGCTGGGCTTGGGGGCCGGCCTCGCCCGCAGAGGAGCTCGTTGCCAGGAGGCTGggagccccggcccggcccctgcttCCCCCAAGCCAGAGCCCGACTTCGCCTGGGCCGAGTTCTGGAAGTTCCTTCGCCCGCAGCTGCTGGCCCTGTCGGCAGCCGTCGTG TTTGCCTTGGGCGTGGCCCTGCTCAACATCCGGATCCCCATGCTCCTGGGGGAGCTGGTGAACGTGGTGGCACGCTGCACCCAGCAGCCTGTTGGGACCTACCTGCGGGAGGTGCGCCGGCCTGCCCTCCGCCTGCTCCTGCTCTACAGCCTGCAG gggctgctgacctTCAGCTACATCGTGATGCTGGCGCGGGTCGGGGAGCGGGTGGCCGGCAGCATGCGCAAGGCCCTCTTCGCATCCCTGCTGCG ACAGGACATGGCGTTCTTTGATGCCAACCGGACGGGGCAGCTGGTCAATCGGCTCACAACCGACATCCAGGAGTTCAAATCCTCCTTCAAACTTGTCATCTCCCAG GGCCTGCGCAGTGTCACGCAAACTGTGGGCTGCTTCGCCTCCCTCTACCTGCTCTCGCCCAAGCTGACCGGGCTGCTCCTGGTGGTGATGCCCAGCTTGGTGGGCGCCGGTGCCCTGATCGGCTCTGTCCTGCGCAGCCTCTCCCGCCAGGCCCAAGAGCAG GTGGCCAAGGCCACAGGGGTGGCAGATGAGGCGCTGGGAAACGTGCGGACTGTGCGGGCCTTTGCCATGGAGGACACAGAGGTGGC CCTGTACTGCCACGAGGTGGATCAGTCGAGCCGGCTGAATGAGAAGTTGGGCAGGGGCATCGCTGTCTTCCAGGGGCTGTCCAACATGGTGCTGAATG GTATCGTGCTGGGCACCATCTTTGTGGGGGGCTCCCTCATGGCTGGGGAGGAGCTCTCGCCTGGAGACCTCATGTCCTTCATGGTGGCTTCGCAGACAGTGCAAAG GTCCATGGCCAACATCTCCGTCCTGTTTGGACAG GTCGTGCGAGGCCTCAGCGCTGGAGCCCGTGTCTTTGAGTTCATGACCCTGGAGCCGACCGTGTCCCTGTCGGGGGGGGACCAGATCCCCAGCCACTCCCTGCTCGGCCACATCTGCTTCCGGGACGTCTGCTTCAG TTACCCCACGCGCCCCAGCTGCCCAGTGCTACGGAACTTCAGCCTCACCCTGCCCCCTCGCAAGACAGTGGCCATCGTGGGCGAGTCGGGAGGAG GGAAGTCGACGGTGGCGGCCCTTCTGGAGCGTTTCTATGAGCCCACGGGGGGGGCCATCACGCTGGACGGACGGGAGCTCTGCACCCTGGACCCCTCGTGGCTACGGGGGCAGGTCATTGGCTTCATCAGCCAG gagcctGCGCTCTTTGGAACGACCATCCTGGAGAACATTCGCTTTGGGAAGCCCAGCGCGTCCGACGCCGAGGTCTACGCCGCGGCCCGGCTGGCCAACGCCGACAGCTTCGTCCACAGCTTCCCCCAGGGCTATGGCACCATCGTGG GCGAGCGCGGCGTGATGCTGTCGGGGGGCCAGAAGCAGCGTGTGGCCATCGCCCGGGCCCTGCTTAAGAACCCGGCGGTGCTGATCCTGGACGAGGCCACGAGCGCCCTGGACGCGGAGTCGGAGAAGGTGGTGCAGGACGCGCTGGAGCGGGCCATGGCTGGCCGCACCGTGCTGGTCATCGCCCACCGGCTCAGCACCATCCAGGGCGCCGACCTCATCGTGGTGCTGGCCCGGGGCTGCGTGGCTGAG